The Rhodospirillales bacterium genome includes the window CCCGCCACCATGGCAAGGAATCGGCGCTGGTTTTCACTTCCGGCTATACCGCGAATGAAGGCGCGCTCGGCGTGATCGGACGCATGCTGCCCGACGCCGTGATCTTCTCCGACGCGCTCAACCACGCCTCGATGATTTCCGGGATGCGCATCGGCGGCTGCGAAAAACGCATTTTTCCGCATAACGACATGGACGCGCTGAAAAAGCTGCTGATGGCGGAAAAACCGGGCCGCCCGAAAATCATCGCGATCGAAAGCGTCTATTCGATGGAAGGCGACATCGCCCCCTTGCGCGAAATCGTCCGTCTGGCCAAAACCTATGGGGCGCTGACCTACCTTGACGAGGTCCATGCCGTCGGCATGTACGGGCCGCATGGCGCGGGCGTGGCCGAGGCGACAGGCGTGATGGACCTGATCGACGTGATCGAGGGCACGTTCGGCAAGGCTTACGGCGTCCACGGCGGCTACATCGCGGGCACCGCGCCGGTGGTCGATGCCGTGCGCTCCTTCGCATCCAGCTTCATTTTCACCACCGCCCTACCCCCGGCCGTACTGGCGGGCGCGGCGGCCTCGATCGAACATCTGCGCCGCTCGAACACCGAAAGGGAATCGCAGCGCCGCGCGGTTGCCCGCCTCAAGGCCCGACTTGCGGGCGTGGGCCTCCCCTATATGCAGGGTGAAAGCCATATCGTTCCGCTGGTCGTGGGCGACGCGCATTGCTGCAAGGCGGTGACCGATCTGTTGCTGACCGACCACGACATCTACGTCCAGCCGATCAATTATCCCACCGTACCCAAGGGCACGGAGCGCATGCGTCTGGTCGCCACCGCCTGCCACACCGACGCGCATGTCGACACGCTGGTCGATGCGCTGGTCGAACTCTGGCGTCATCACGATATCCCCCTGCGCGCAAGCGCGTGACAAACACCGCGCGCAAGCGCGTGACAAACACCGCGCGCAAGCGCGTGACAAACATCTTGCGCCATTACCTGAATATTTAAATCTGCCGCGCCAGATCGACGATATCCGCCAGCACCGCCGATGCGGTCGGTCCTGCCCCGGCACCTGGCCCGATCAGGGTGCACACGCCCACCGGCTCGGCCATAATCGTCACCGCGTTCATCGCGCCTGCGATCGCGGCCAAAGGATGGTCCAGTGGCAATTCCATCATCGATACGGACAATTCCAGCCCCGCATCAATCCGTGCCGCGCGCCCGACCAGACGCAAGGTCCGGCCCGCCGCGCGCGCCTTCTCGAACGCCGCCGCATCCGCCGTGCGGATGCCGGACACGGAAATCATATCCGTAGTGACGCCCGCGTCGAACGCCAGCTTGGCCAGAATCGTCAGCTTGTGCGCGGCGTCCCATCCGTCGACGTCCAGCGTCGGGTCCGCCTCGGCATACCCCTTGGCCTGCGCTTCCGCCAGCACGTCGGCGAATGCACGCCCTGTGCGCTCCATCGTCGAAAGGATGTAATTGCACGTCCCGTTCAAAATGCCTTCGATCGCGGTGATGCGGTTGCCGGACAGCCCCTCGCGCAGCACCTTGATGACCGGGATGCCTCCGCACACCGATGCCTCGAATTTCAACGGCAGGTTCGCGCGCACCGCCGCATCGAACAACTCGCCCCAGTGTGCGGCCAGCATCGCCTTGTTCGCGGTAACCAACGGCTTGCCCGCACCCAGCGTGGCGCGCGCCAGCGCCAGCGCCGCGCCCTCCGCCCCGCCCATCAGCTCGACCACCGCGTCCACATCTTCGCGCGCGGCCAGATCCACCGGCGCGTCCACCCACGCGACGCCCGAAAGGTCGATGCCGCGATCACGCGACCGATCGCGCGCGCACGCCGCCGACAATACGACCGGGCGGCCTGCC containing:
- the hemA gene encoding 5-aminolevulinate synthase translates to MGFDFLAHFNTLLKDLEADGRYRTFRTLERPVGHFPAGRITHPDGKTQNVTIWCSNDYLGMGQHKVVRDAMKDAIDRHGAGAGGTRNIAGTTAEIVALESLLARHHGKESALVFTSGYTANEGALGVIGRMLPDAVIFSDALNHASMISGMRIGGCEKRIFPHNDMDALKKLLMAEKPGRPKIIAIESVYSMEGDIAPLREIVRLAKTYGALTYLDEVHAVGMYGPHGAGVAEATGVMDLIDVIEGTFGKAYGVHGGYIAGTAPVVDAVRSFASSFIFTTALPPAVLAGAAASIEHLRRSNTERESQRRAVARLKARLAGVGLPYMQGESHIVPLVVGDAHCCKAVTDLLLTDHDIYVQPINYPTVPKGTERMRLVATACHTDAHVDTLVDALVELWRHHDIPLRASA
- a CDS encoding homoserine dehydrogenase, yielding MNRAPLRIGLAGLGTVGAAVAREILLHGNALAAQAGRPVVLSAACARDRSRDRGIDLSGVAWVDAPVDLAAREDVDAVVELMGGAEGAALALARATLGAGKPLVTANKAMLAAHWGELFDAAVRANLPLKFEASVCGGIPVIKVLREGLSGNRITAIEGILNGTCNYILSTMERTGRAFADVLAEAQAKGYAEADPTLDVDGWDAAHKLTILAKLAFDAGVTTDMISVSGIRTADAAAFEKARAAGRTLRLVGRAARIDAGLELSVSMMELPLDHPLAAIAGAMNAVTIMAEPVGVCTLIGPGAGAGPTASAVLADIVDLARQI